A single genomic interval of Candidatus Afararchaeum irisae harbors:
- the cobJ gene encoding precorrin-3B C(17)-methyltransferase: protein MSTDSNSTTETSTDTESKCGGSTETDSRSSSGGCTANTSDDDLDTSDSTWEPGERWRSTDVTAGDESEFGSFTVVGLGPGSVEEMTQKAIEALDEADHIVGYETYVDLLPEKVKEGTEIFSTPMCGEVSRTEEAVDRVLDGNDTAIIGSGDPNVYALGSLSMELLESKGATPEAVDFDVVAGIPAAQSCGARLGAPFVNDTVTVSLSDYLTPMPEIESRLHSAAREEFTIVIYNPWSRKRRDNFEKAVEILQHHRPDDTPVGIVRDAGREDEVSKVVPLGELDDWGETDLITMTTTLIVGNDETYVWNDKMVTPRGYHQKYDY, encoded by the coding sequence ATGAGCACAGACTCCAACAGTACGACTGAGACGAGCACAGACACAGAATCGAAATGCGGCGGATCGACGGAGACAGACAGCAGGAGTTCGTCGGGTGGCTGTACCGCCAACACGTCGGACGACGACCTTGACACGTCCGACTCGACATGGGAGCCCGGCGAGAGATGGAGGAGCACAGACGTAACCGCAGGAGACGAGTCGGAGTTCGGAAGCTTCACTGTCGTCGGACTCGGTCCGGGTAGCGTCGAGGAAATGACACAGAAGGCTATCGAGGCACTCGACGAAGCCGACCACATAGTCGGATACGAGACCTACGTCGATCTCCTTCCCGAGAAGGTGAAGGAGGGAACCGAGATATTCTCGACGCCGATGTGTGGCGAAGTCTCAAGAACCGAGGAGGCTGTCGACCGCGTCTTAGACGGAAACGACACTGCGATAATCGGAAGCGGAGACCCCAACGTCTACGCACTCGGAAGCCTCTCAATGGAGCTTTTAGAGTCGAAGGGCGCGACACCCGAGGCGGTCGACTTCGACGTGGTCGCCGGAATCCCCGCAGCACAGTCGTGTGGCGCGCGTCTCGGCGCGCCGTTCGTCAACGACACCGTGACGGTCAGTCTCTCCGACTACCTCACGCCGATGCCCGAGATAGAGTCACGTCTCCACTCGGCAGCGAGAGAGGAGTTCACGATAGTCATATACAACCCGTGGAGCCGTAAGAGACGTGACAACTTCGAGAAGGCGGTCGAGATACTCCAGCACCACCGTCCCGACGACACTCCCGTGGGAATAGTCAGAGACGCGGGACGTGAGGACGAGGTCTCGAAGGTCGTCCCCCTCGGAGAGCTCGACGACTGGGGCGAGACCGATCTCATCACGATGACGACGACACTTATAGTCGGAAACGACGAGACGTACGTCTGGAACGACAAGATGGTGACACCGCGTGGCTACCACCAGAAGTACGACTACTGA